A single window of Caldicellulosiruptor bescii DSM 6725 DNA harbors:
- a CDS encoding ATP-binding protein: MASSMYEENRIGKIIGGSYSEGLAIKVEDDSVVESTRIGAILVSQTEKRKYYCMLTDMVIEGMNKQALTELPRGNSSLLLNRITRGTSIYTVFKAQPVLSYDLEEKKNQPIRNIPVHASSVRRATYDDISDVFGSFEKSPRRYFPVGSVLDMDESSTVCIDMERFIERSSGIYGRTGTGKSFIARLLMAGIILCDKASLLIFDAHSDHGPDSVDEENRPVKGLKSLFGSKVQIMTIENSSSMAGVLPIEIDVRDVEIEDILSIAEELNLNETAQQVMIALKNKLETEGKHWLEEILINGEDLAERFKDSEAVVNRSSLLALIRKLSVLKELPYLRYDRRPGTNSIDIILNYLQKGISVDITFGKSDKLLNYLFVTNVLSRRIYQRYMEMYERYISNRQKYSPPRPLVIAIEEAHRFLSPDVAKQTIFGTIAREMRKAKVSLMCIDQRPSQIDSEIASQIGTRIILSLSDEADITSALAGMKNSKQLRAIIESLDSKQQALLIGHAVPMPIAIKTRGYDSSFYDFVSIYFKEDEVDEKYERTLEASKKWLDEMCY, encoded by the coding sequence ATGGCAAGTAGTATGTATGAAGAGAACAGAATTGGCAAAATCATAGGTGGTTCGTATTCAGAAGGTCTTGCAATAAAAGTCGAGGATGATTCTGTTGTGGAAAGTACAAGGATTGGAGCAATTCTTGTTAGCCAAACAGAAAAGAGGAAGTACTACTGTATGCTTACCGACATGGTAATAGAGGGCATGAACAAGCAAGCTTTGACAGAACTTCCGCGAGGAAACTCAAGCCTGCTTTTGAACAGAATTACAAGGGGGACTTCAATTTATACTGTGTTCAAGGCACAGCCAGTCCTTTCTTACGACCTTGAGGAAAAGAAAAATCAGCCTATAAGAAACATACCCGTTCATGCTTCAAGTGTTAGAAGAGCTACCTATGATGATATTTCAGATGTGTTTGGAAGTTTTGAAAAAAGTCCAAGACGTTATTTTCCAGTTGGAAGTGTTCTTGACATGGACGAAAGCTCTACAGTATGCATAGACATGGAAAGATTTATTGAACGAAGCAGTGGCATTTATGGGAGGACTGGTACAGGAAAATCATTTATTGCAAGATTATTGATGGCGGGGATTATCCTTTGTGATAAGGCATCGCTTCTCATTTTTGATGCTCACTCAGACCATGGACCTGACAGCGTTGATGAGGAAAACCGTCCTGTTAAAGGGCTTAAAAGTCTTTTTGGAAGCAAAGTCCAGATAATGACAATTGAAAATTCCTCGTCAATGGCAGGTGTTTTGCCGATTGAGATTGATGTTAGAGATGTTGAGATCGAGGATATTTTATCAATTGCAGAAGAGCTAAACCTCAATGAGACAGCACAACAGGTTATGATTGCACTGAAAAATAAATTGGAGACAGAGGGTAAACACTGGCTTGAAGAGATACTTATAAATGGTGAGGACTTAGCAGAGAGGTTTAAAGACAGCGAAGCAGTTGTTAACAGAAGTTCGCTTTTGGCACTTATCAGAAAGCTTTCTGTGTTAAAAGAATTACCCTACCTTAGATATGATAGACGACCTGGTACAAACTCAATTGATATTATTTTAAACTATCTTCAAAAAGGTATAAGTGTTGATATAACATTTGGCAAAAGTGATAAATTACTTAATTACCTCTTTGTTACAAACGTATTATCAAGACGTATTTACCAAAGATATATGGAGATGTACGAAAGGTATATCTCAAACAGACAAAAATATTCTCCTCCAAGGCCACTTGTGATTGCTATTGAAGAAGCACACAGATTTTTATCGCCCGATGTTGCAAAGCAGACAATATTTGGAACAATAGCAAGAGAGATGAGAAAAGCTAAGGTAAGTCTTATGTGTATAGACCAGAGACCTTCTCAGATAGACAGCGAGATTGCATCGCAAATTGGAACAAGGATTATTTTATCTCTTTCTGATGAAGCTGACATTACAAGTGCACTTGCTGGTATGAAAAATAGTAAACAGCTGAGGGCAATTATAGAGTCGCTTGATTCGAAACAGCAGGCTTTGTTAATAGGTCATGCAGTTCCTATGCCAATTGCGATAAAAACGAGGGGGTATGATAGTAGCTTTTATGATTTTGTTTCAATTTATTTCAAAGAAGATGAAGTGGATGAAAAGTATGAAAGAACTTTAGAGGCATCTAAGAAGTGGCTTGATGAGATGTGCTATTAA
- a CDS encoding metallophosphoesterase family protein, whose amino-acid sequence MAIRGVHTADLHFGVTTYSRETPDGLGSRVHDFFKTFDRILQFIRDNSIDFLLITGDIFKDREPNSTLRNMFYKRIVDISKEGVLVIIIPGNHDMHPFETKDHSVKVFEIFEQPNIVVMDKPFEVKEFEIRDEKLRIIAVPYLYLERFVDETFPQKTEELDMIAANFFEKKLSQVLDSSEDNIPTILAGHFTVVEAQIGSERSIMLGKDIKVPLSCLLNPKLKFVALGHIHKPQILHAANPTVLYCGSPDRIDFSEANDSKGFVVFELDKDSFRFEFQPVKVRPFCQLEIDVFEDQVENLTKKILDKIEEKIQMFEQSTSSSIQVSVVKLIIKTQSLIKEKIDIGLVERFLRDRCFVLAPIEIEVIDSKKDFRIAEVDEKSDPVEAFEKFLSASQKYRDVENKDKIVSEFKKLLHEIQEK is encoded by the coding sequence ATGGCAATTAGAGGAGTTCATACAGCTGACCTTCATTTTGGAGTGACAACTTATAGCCGCGAAACTCCAGACGGACTTGGCTCACGTGTACATGACTTTTTCAAAACATTTGACAGAATATTGCAGTTTATAAGAGATAACAGCATTGACTTTTTGCTTATAACAGGCGATATTTTTAAAGACAGGGAACCAAACTCTACGCTGAGGAATATGTTTTACAAAAGGATTGTGGATATTTCGAAAGAAGGTGTTTTGGTCATTATAATTCCAGGCAATCATGATATGCATCCATTTGAGACAAAAGACCATTCTGTAAAGGTCTTTGAGATATTTGAACAGCCAAACATTGTTGTAATGGACAAACCTTTTGAAGTCAAAGAATTTGAAATAAGAGATGAAAAGCTTCGCATTATAGCTGTGCCATACCTTTATCTTGAAAGGTTTGTGGATGAGACATTTCCTCAAAAGACTGAAGAGCTTGATATGATAGCAGCCAATTTTTTTGAGAAAAAACTAAGCCAGGTTTTAGACTCTTCAGAAGATAATATTCCAACAATACTTGCTGGGCACTTTACTGTAGTAGAGGCGCAGATTGGAAGCGAAAGATCAATTATGCTTGGCAAAGACATAAAAGTGCCTCTTTCATGCCTTTTAAATCCAAAGTTAAAATTTGTGGCCCTTGGACATATTCACAAACCTCAGATTTTACATGCAGCAAACCCTACTGTGCTGTATTGTGGGTCGCCTGACAGAATAGATTTTTCTGAAGCAAACGACAGCAAGGGGTTTGTTGTGTTTGAATTAGATAAAGATAGCTTTAGGTTTGAGTTTCAACCTGTTAAGGTAAGACCTTTTTGCCAGTTGGAGATTGATGTGTTTGAAGACCAAGTAGAAAATCTCACCAAAAAGATTCTTGACAAAATAGAAGAGAAAATACAAATGTTTGAGCAAAGTACTTCAAGTAGTATTCAGGTTTCGGTTGTAAAGCTCATAATAAAAACTCAGAGTTTGATAAAAGAGAAGATTGACATTGGGCTTGTTGAAAGGTTTTTGAGAGACAGATGTTTTGTTTTAGCGCCTATCGAAATTGAGGTAATTGACTCAAAGAAAGATTTTAGAATTGCTGAGGTTGATGAAAAGTCGGACCCTGTTGAGGCATTCGAAAAGTTTTTATCTGCAAGCCAGAAATACAGGGATGTAGAAAATAAAGATAAGATTGTATCAGAATTTAAAAAACTTCTACATGAAATCCAAGAAAAATAA